A window of the Bombina bombina isolate aBomBom1 chromosome 3, aBomBom1.pri, whole genome shotgun sequence genome harbors these coding sequences:
- the LOC128651924 gene encoding putative nuclease HARBI1, which translates to MRILNVVAGFPGSSHDAYILRNSGVWRLFETNQMPEGHLLADSAYPLKKWIWTPLKENQVVGPAELRYNEAHIRTRAIIERLFGVLKMRFRCLDRSGGDLQFSPEKSY; encoded by the exons atgcgcatattaaatgttgtggcagggttcccaggaagtagccatgatgcctacatcctcaggaattctggtgtgtggagattgtttgagacaaatcaaatgcctgaaggacatctcctcg cagattctgcatatcctcttaaaaaatggatttggacaccattgaaagagaaccaggttgttgggcctgctgaattaag atataatgaagcacatatccgaacacgtgctataatagaacgactgtttggtgttctaaaaatgcgctttcgctgcctggacagatcagggggggatctccaattcagtccggaaaaaagctattaa